The following are encoded together in the Brassica napus cultivar Da-Ae chromosome A9, Da-Ae, whole genome shotgun sequence genome:
- the LOC106390229 gene encoding probable prolyl 4-hydroxylase 7 isoform X2: MDYPRSFLAFSLCLILILPRASSASIRFLPRWSNRDGSVIKQKTSASSLVFDPTRVTQLSWTPRVFLYKGFLSDEECDHFIKLAKGKLEKSMVADNDSGESVESEVRTSSGMFLSKKQDEIVSNVESRLAAWTFLPEENGESMQILHYENGQKYEPHFDYFHDEVNLQLGGHRIATVLMYLSNVKKGGETVFPMWEGATNQPKDDTWTECAKEGYAVKPVKGDALLFFNLHLNATTDPSSLHGSCPVVEGEKWSATRWIHVKSFDRVVNKTSGCVDENESCSKWAKAGECEKNPTYMVGSDTDHGYCRKSCNVCSS; this comes from the exons ATGGATTATCCTCGGAGCTTTCTCGCATTTTCCCTCTGTCTTATCCTGATCCTCCCTCGAGCTTCCTCCGCGTCGATACGCTTCCTCCCTCGATGGAGTAACAG AGATGGGTCTGTGATAAAGCAGAAGACGAGTGCTTCCTCTCTTGTGTTTGATCCAACTCGTGTCACTCAGCTCTCTTGGACTCCAAG GGTGTTTTTGTACAAAGGGTTTCTCTCAGATGAGGAATGTGACCATTTTATCAAACTG GCGAAAGGGAAGCTTGAGAAGTCAATGGTTGCGGATAATGACTCTGGTGAGAGCGTTGAGAGTGAAGTACGCACAAGCTCTGGAATGTTCCTTTCCAAAAAACAG GATGAGATAGTATCTAATGTGGAGTCAAGGCTTGCCGCATGGACCTTTCTCCCTGAGG AAAATGGAGAATCAATGCAGATACTACATTATGAGAACGGTCAAAAGTATGAACCGCATTTTGACTACTTCCACGACGAGGTGAACCTACAGCTCGGTGGTCATAGGATCGCCACTGTGTTGATGTACTTGTCCAACGTCAAAAAAGGAGGAGAGACAGTGTTTCCCATGTGGGAG GGAGCAACAAATCAACCAAAAGATGATACCTGGACCGAGTGTGCCAAGGAAGGCTATGCAGTGAAACCGGTGAAAGGGGACGCGTTGCTCTTCTTCAATCTTCATCTCAACGCAACCACAGATCCGAGCAGCTTACATGGAAGCTGTCCGGTGGTTGAAGGAGAGAAATGGTCAGCAACCAGATGGATTCATGTTAAGTCGTTCGACAGAGTGGTTAACAAGACGTCTGGGTGTGTGGACGAGAATGAGAGCTGCTCTAAGTGGGCAAAGGCAGGGGAGTGCGAGAAGAATCCAACTTACATGGTGGGTTCAGACACTGACCATGGTTATTGCAGAAAGAGCTGCAATGTTTGCTCTTCTTAA
- the LOC106390229 gene encoding probable prolyl 4-hydroxylase 7 isoform X1 gives MDYPRSFLAFSLCLILILPRASSASIRFLPRWSNRDGSVIKQKTSASSLVFDPTRVTQLSWTPRFVKVLIFMMILRAKYVTLCFRRVFLYKGFLSDEECDHFIKLAKGKLEKSMVADNDSGESVESEVRTSSGMFLSKKQDEIVSNVESRLAAWTFLPEENGESMQILHYENGQKYEPHFDYFHDEVNLQLGGHRIATVLMYLSNVKKGGETVFPMWEGATNQPKDDTWTECAKEGYAVKPVKGDALLFFNLHLNATTDPSSLHGSCPVVEGEKWSATRWIHVKSFDRVVNKTSGCVDENESCSKWAKAGECEKNPTYMVGSDTDHGYCRKSCNVCSS, from the exons ATGGATTATCCTCGGAGCTTTCTCGCATTTTCCCTCTGTCTTATCCTGATCCTCCCTCGAGCTTCCTCCGCGTCGATACGCTTCCTCCCTCGATGGAGTAACAG AGATGGGTCTGTGATAAAGCAGAAGACGAGTGCTTCCTCTCTTGTGTTTGATCCAACTCGTGTCACTCAGCTCTCTTGGACTCCAAGGTTTgtcaaagttttgatttttatgatGATCTTGAGAGCAAAGTATGTGACTTTATGTTTCCGCAGGGTGTTTTTGTACAAAGGGTTTCTCTCAGATGAGGAATGTGACCATTTTATCAAACTG GCGAAAGGGAAGCTTGAGAAGTCAATGGTTGCGGATAATGACTCTGGTGAGAGCGTTGAGAGTGAAGTACGCACAAGCTCTGGAATGTTCCTTTCCAAAAAACAG GATGAGATAGTATCTAATGTGGAGTCAAGGCTTGCCGCATGGACCTTTCTCCCTGAGG AAAATGGAGAATCAATGCAGATACTACATTATGAGAACGGTCAAAAGTATGAACCGCATTTTGACTACTTCCACGACGAGGTGAACCTACAGCTCGGTGGTCATAGGATCGCCACTGTGTTGATGTACTTGTCCAACGTCAAAAAAGGAGGAGAGACAGTGTTTCCCATGTGGGAG GGAGCAACAAATCAACCAAAAGATGATACCTGGACCGAGTGTGCCAAGGAAGGCTATGCAGTGAAACCGGTGAAAGGGGACGCGTTGCTCTTCTTCAATCTTCATCTCAACGCAACCACAGATCCGAGCAGCTTACATGGAAGCTGTCCGGTGGTTGAAGGAGAGAAATGGTCAGCAACCAGATGGATTCATGTTAAGTCGTTCGACAGAGTGGTTAACAAGACGTCTGGGTGTGTGGACGAGAATGAGAGCTGCTCTAAGTGGGCAAAGGCAGGGGAGTGCGAGAAGAATCCAACTTACATGGTGGGTTCAGACACTGACCATGGTTATTGCAGAAAGAGCTGCAATGTTTGCTCTTCTTAA
- the LOC106395681 gene encoding 60S acidic ribosomal protein P2-3-like — MKVVAAFLLAKLGGNESPTKDDLKNIFESVGAEFDEVKTDLFFSLVKDHDLTELIAAGREKMAALSSGGAAVAMVAGARGNAPSAAEPVADSKKVEEEKEESDDGEGMMSLFD, encoded by the coding sequence ATGAAGGTTGTCGCTGCTTTTCTCCTCGCGAAACTAGGTGGAAACGAGAGCCCAACCAAAGATGatttgaagaacatcttcgagTCCGTTGGCGCTGAGTTCGACGAGGTGAAGACAGATCTGTTCTTTTCCCTGGTGAAGGATCACGACTTGACGGAGCTGATCGCGGCTGGGAGGGAGAAGATGGCGGCACTCTCATCCGGTGGTGCAGCTGTTGCTATGGTTGCAGGAGCTAGAGGAAACGCTCCTTCCGCGGCTGAGCCAGTGGCTGATTCCAAGAAGGTtgaggaagagaaagaggaatCTGATGATGGTGAAGGCATGATGAGTCTCTTTGATTGA
- the LOC106391409 gene encoding AAA-ATPase At3g28510-like isoform X2, with protein sequence MFETGAIWGITGTTVTSFMFIWAMYSQYVPRHLRVTVEKYGYKMVGWVSFYVHIKFTEYTEEGLKRSENYDAIRNYLSTNSAARAQRLKANESKNSKSLVLSMDDHEEVEDEFNGVKVKWYSNVKVTQTQSNYGRTSSDERRFFTLTFHRRHRGMIIETYLNHVIDEGKAIGLRNRERKLYTNNSSSEWYPWRSGKWSNVPFHHPATFETLAMDPEKKERIKKVLKKRRRRQRSWLRKKRRVRQRRKRRGRRRKQRKKRRRRRQRKKRRRRKKRKWRARRKTAAFLWKMVSSKKTLVCCG encoded by the exons ATGTTTGAAACAGGAGCAATATGGGGTATAACCGGCACGACCGTGACGAGCTTTATGTTCATTTGGGCGATGTACTCACAATACGTCCCACGCCATCTCCGAGTCACCGTCGAGAAATACGGCTACAAGATGGTCGGATGGGTCTCTTTCTACGTCCACATCAAGTTCACAGAGTACACAGAAGAAGGTCTCAAGAGAAGCGAGAACTACGACGCCATACGCAACTATCTATCCACCAACTCAGCGGCACGTGCGCAGAGGTTAAAGGCTAACGAGTCAAAAAACAGCAAGTCCTTGGTGCTTAGCATGGACGACCACGAGGAAGTTGAAGATGAGTTCAATGGTGTGAAGGTGAAGTGGTACTCCAATGTGAAAGTGACTCAAACTCAATCTAACTACGGTAGAACCAGCTCGGACGAGAGGAGGTTCTTCACGCTTACTTTCCATAGGAGACATAGAGGGATGATCATCGAGACATATCTTAATCATGTGATAGATGAAGGGAAAGCAATAGGGTTGAGGAATAGAGAGAGGAAGCTTTACACTAACAACTCAAGCTCAGAGTGGTATCCCTGGAGGTCAGGGAAGTGGAGCAATGTTCCTTTCCATCATCCCGCGACGTTCGAGACTTTAGCTATGGATCCTGAGAAGAAAGAAAGGATCAAGAAGG TgttgaagaagagaaggagaaggcaaagaagttggctgaggaagaagagaagagtaaggcagagaaggaagagaagaggaagaagaagaaagcagaggaagaagagaagaagaagaagacagaggaagaagagaagaagaagaaagaaaagaaagtgGAGGGCTCGGAGGAAAACGGCAGCGTTTCTGTGGAAAATGGTATCAAGTAAAAAGACATT
- the LOC106391409 gene encoding AAA-ATPase At3g28510-like isoform X1, which translates to MFETGAIWGITGTTVTSFMFIWAMYSQYVPRHLRVTVEKYGYKMVGWVSFYVHIKFTEYTEEGLKRSENYDAIRNYLSTNSAARAQRLKANESKNSKSLVLSMDDHEEVEDEFNGVKVKWYSNVKVTQTQSNYGRTSSDERRFFTLTFHRRHRGMIIETYLNHVIDEGKAIGLRNRERKLYTNNSSSEWYPWRSGKWSNVPFHHPATFETLAMDPEKKERIKKDLIKFSKGKDYYKKVGKPWKRGYLLFGPPGTGKSTMISAIANFLDYDVYDLELTTVKDNSELKKLLLDTKGKSIIVIEDIDCSLDLTGQRKSKKEEDEEDDAEKKKEADKKEKKEAEKLSKVTLSGLLNSIDGLWSACSDEKIIIFTTNFVDKLDPALIRRGRMDNHIEMSYCKFEAFKVLAKNYLEIESHELYGEIERLLEETDVSPADVAETLMPKSDEEDADACIKRLVKTVEEEKEKAKKLAEEEEKSKAEKEEKRKKKKAEEEEKKKKTEEEEKKKKEKKVEGSEENGSVSVENGIK; encoded by the coding sequence ATGTTTGAAACAGGAGCAATATGGGGTATAACCGGCACGACCGTGACGAGCTTTATGTTCATTTGGGCGATGTACTCACAATACGTCCCACGCCATCTCCGAGTCACCGTCGAGAAATACGGCTACAAGATGGTCGGATGGGTCTCTTTCTACGTCCACATCAAGTTCACAGAGTACACAGAAGAAGGTCTCAAGAGAAGCGAGAACTACGACGCCATACGCAACTATCTATCCACCAACTCAGCGGCACGTGCGCAGAGGTTAAAGGCTAACGAGTCAAAAAACAGCAAGTCCTTGGTGCTTAGCATGGACGACCACGAGGAAGTTGAAGATGAGTTCAATGGTGTGAAGGTGAAGTGGTACTCCAATGTGAAAGTGACTCAAACTCAATCTAACTACGGTAGAACCAGCTCGGACGAGAGGAGGTTCTTCACGCTTACTTTCCATAGGAGACATAGAGGGATGATCATCGAGACATATCTTAATCATGTGATAGATGAAGGGAAAGCAATAGGGTTGAGGAATAGAGAGAGGAAGCTTTACACTAACAACTCAAGCTCAGAGTGGTATCCCTGGAGGTCAGGGAAGTGGAGCAATGTTCCTTTCCATCATCCCGCGACGTTCGAGACTTTAGCTATGGATCCTGAGAAGAAAGAAAGGATCAAGAAGGATCTGATAAAGTTTAGCAAAGGGAAAGATTATTACAAGAAGGTTGGGAAGCCATGGAAACGAGGGTACCTCTTGTTCGGTCCCCCCGGGACAGGGAAGTCGACGATGATATCCGCGATAGCGAATTTTTTGGACTATGATGTTTATGATCTTGAGCTAACCACCGTGAAGGACAACTCCGAGCTGAAGAAGCTGTTGCTTGATACAAAAGGTAAGTCCATCATTGTGATTGAAGATATTGATTGCTCTCTCGATCTTACGGGGCAGAGGAAGAGTAAAAAGGAGGAGGATGAAGAGGATGAcgcggagaagaagaaggaagctgacaagaaggagaagaaggaagCTGAGAAACTTAGTAAAGTGACACTCTCAGGGCTGTTGAACTCCATTGATGGGTTGTGGTCAGCTTGTAGTGATGAGAAGATTATTATATTCACAACTAACTTTGTGGATAAGCTTGATCCAGCTTTGATAAGGAGAGGGAGGATGGACAACCATATTGAGATGTCTTATTGCAAGTTTGAAGCATTCAAGGTGTTGGCTAAGAACTACTTGGAGATTGAGTCACATGAGTTGTATGGAGAGATTGAGAGACTGCTGGAGGAAACCGACGTGTCTCCTGCTGATGTTGCGGAGACTTTGATGCCGAAATCTGATGAAGAAGATGCAGATGCTTGCATCAAGCGTTTGGTGAAGACTgttgaagaagagaaggagaaggcaaagaagttggctgaggaagaagagaagagtaaggcagagaaggaagagaagaggaagaagaagaaagcagaggaagaagagaagaagaagaagacagaggaagaagagaagaagaagaaagaaaagaaagtgGAGGGCTCGGAGGAAAACGGCAGCGTTTCTGTGGAAAATGGTATCAAGTAA